The following are from one region of the Prochlorococcus marinus str. SB genome:
- the tsaD gene encoding tRNA (adenosine(37)-N6)-threonylcarbamoyltransferase complex transferase subunit TsaD, translating into MHKVLAIETSCDETSVSIVSNIGDTFRIHSNIIASQIEDHSKWGGVVPELAARKHLELLPFVLDEALEESKIKIEEVDYIASTVAPGLVGCLRVGSITARSLCMLHSKPFLGIHHLEGHLSSILFSENYPKKSFLTLLVSGGHTELIKVDERRVMQRLGKSFDDAAGEAFDKVGRLLGLSYPGGPAIEKIAKNGDPMKFNLPKCRISDKKGGFLKYDFSFSGLKTAVLRLVERINLDGNTVPIPDIAASFERVVAEVLVERTIKCATDHSLDNVVVVGGVAANNTLRKMMISEALKKSIKVHLAPLNLCTDNAAMIGAAALFRIKFKDHLSSLKLGVAGRLSIEQANTLYEENPPF; encoded by the coding sequence ATGCATAAAGTTTTAGCTATTGAAACAAGTTGTGATGAGACATCTGTCTCAATAGTTTCTAATATTGGCGATACTTTCAGAATACATTCAAATATAATTGCTTCTCAAATTGAAGATCATTCAAAATGGGGAGGAGTTGTGCCTGAACTTGCAGCTAGAAAGCACCTTGAATTATTACCTTTTGTTTTAGATGAGGCTTTAGAAGAATCAAAAATCAAAATTGAGGAAGTTGACTATATTGCGTCAACCGTAGCTCCTGGATTAGTTGGTTGTTTACGAGTTGGCTCCATAACTGCAAGATCACTTTGCATGTTACATTCAAAACCATTTTTAGGAATTCATCATTTGGAGGGGCATTTATCCTCAATTCTATTTTCAGAAAACTATCCAAAGAAATCCTTTCTTACACTACTTGTTAGCGGCGGGCATACTGAATTGATAAAGGTTGATGAAAGAAGGGTAATGCAAAGACTTGGGAAAAGTTTTGATGATGCTGCTGGAGAAGCCTTTGATAAAGTTGGCAGACTGTTAGGTCTTAGTTATCCAGGAGGACCGGCGATCGAAAAGATTGCTAAAAATGGGGACCCAATGAAATTTAATTTACCAAAATGTAGGATTTCTGATAAAAAAGGTGGATTTCTTAAATATGATTTCTCTTTTAGTGGTCTAAAAACTGCCGTATTAAGATTGGTTGAGAGAATAAATTTGGATGGTAATACCGTTCCAATTCCTGATATTGCTGCAAGTTTTGAAAGAGTAGTGGCAGAGGTCTTGGTAGAGAGAACAATAAAATGCGCAACTGATCATAGCTTGGATAATGTTGTTGTGGTTGGAGGAGTAGCTGCTAACAATACATTAAGAAAAATGATGATTAGTGAAGCACTTAAAAAATCTATTAAAGTTCATTTAGCTCCCCTCAATCTTTGTACAGATAATGCGGCAATGATTGGAGCCGCAGCGTTGTTCAGGATAAAATTTAAGGATCATTTA
- a CDS encoding photosystem I reaction center subunit III, producing MKFFFSIITSVFLFLGITPIALAANGPALNADRASTEFTASALTKCSENPKFIERANSATTQKDIARFERYGKASCGDDGLPHLIIGPPLEPWGALLNRGHEGDLLIPGVLFIYIAGIIGWSGREYLIESKKTKNPADLEIIIDLDLARKCLVKGAQWPLLANKQGRNGDLREKDNNITLNGPR from the coding sequence ATGAAATTCTTTTTTTCAATCATAACCTCAGTTTTTCTGTTCCTCGGAATTACTCCAATTGCTCTAGCTGCAAATGGGCCTGCTTTAAACGCAGATAGAGCTAGCACAGAATTTACTGCTTCAGCCCTTACAAAATGCTCTGAAAATCCTAAATTCATTGAGAGAGCAAATTCTGCAACTACTCAAAAAGATATCGCAAGATTTGAAAGATACGGAAAAGCATCATGTGGAGATGATGGTCTACCACATTTAATTATTGGACCCCCTCTTGAGCCATGGGGAGCACTTTTAAATAGAGGTCATGAAGGAGATTTACTTATTCCAGGAGTATTGTTCATTTACATTGCTGGAATAATAGGTTGGTCAGGAAGAGAGTATCTGATTGAATCAAAAAAGACTAAGAATCCAGCAGATCTTGAGATCATTATTGACCTAGACTTAGCTAGAAAATGTCTTGTAAAAGGAGCGCAATGGCCCCTTCTTGCCAACAAACAAGGTAGAAATGGAGATTTAAGAGAGAAAGACAACAATATTACTCTTAATGGTCCTCGCTAA
- the psaJ gene encoding photosystem I reaction center subunit IX, with protein sequence MFKILNTKFVRSAPVVAAIWLSLTAGIIIEFNRFFPDLLFHPMS encoded by the coding sequence ATGTTCAAAATTCTAAACACAAAATTTGTCAGATCTGCCCCAGTGGTAGCAGCAATTTGGCTAAGCCTTACAGCTGGAATAATTATTGAATTTAATAGGTTTTTCCCTGATTTATTATTCCATCCAATGAGCTGA
- the gmk gene encoding guanylate kinase — protein sequence MKNQKKLIILTGPSGVGKGTVVKEILGKDKNIWLSISATTREPREGEKDGENYYFLKQEKFKEMIKQNLFLEWAQFAGNYYGTPLSSVNEKIKKGFTVLLEIEVEGARQIKNKFPNSLSIFLLPPNKEELERRIRNRGTEKEEAIKKRLSRANYEISVSNQFDFALTNVNVDETAKKIIKLIKT from the coding sequence ATGAAAAATCAAAAAAAACTTATTATCCTTACTGGACCCAGCGGGGTAGGTAAAGGAACTGTTGTTAAAGAAATATTAGGTAAAGATAAAAATATTTGGCTTTCAATATCTGCAACTACTAGAGAACCTAGAGAGGGAGAGAAAGACGGGGAAAATTACTATTTTTTAAAACAAGAAAAGTTTAAAGAAATGATTAAACAAAACCTTTTCCTTGAATGGGCTCAATTCGCCGGTAACTACTATGGAACTCCTTTGTCTTCTGTTAATGAGAAAATAAAAAAAGGATTTACTGTACTACTTGAAATTGAAGTAGAGGGTGCAAGGCAAATAAAAAATAAGTTTCCTAATTCATTGTCAATATTTTTACTTCCTCCTAATAAAGAAGAGTTAGAGAGAAGAATAAGAAATAGAGGTACGGAAAAAGAAGAGGCGATTAAAAAAAGACTCTCAAGGGCTAATTATGAGATTTCAGTATCAAATCAATTTGATTTTGCATTAACAAATGTCAATGTTGATGAAACTGCAAAAAAAATAATCAAGTTAATAAAAACTTGA
- a CDS encoding Rqc2 family fibronectin-binding protein, whose protein sequence is MDITSIRSVLHYLTKNILPTKFETAQQPEPNTIQLCFRGVDSQTWLEVSWNGDSPRILKINKPEKIGRESTLSKQIRYGLKYMALISIDQDDFERVIKFSFAKKPGDEINKYLIFELMGKHSNIFYLDNKHKIIAVGKQIKSSQSSFRTISTGSIYSGPPVNLKKQPREDESFQSWKDSISIVPESLKYCLINTYQGVSPILTKQLDVVSATVNSEIMEKNIDFISNSDLKEIFKNWKIWINRFKNNNFNFSTFNKDFYCVWFFDKEINCENKIDLCTSLENYYDYHLKQKKIELLEKKIEGIIFKQTNTEKKNLNIQYDLLTKSENYEIYKEKADIIFSSHEIKKQDIIKGQKLYKKSKKLKRSRELIKERLSIYKTNIERLEEFTTLLENLNSLNHEKLSMRIKLLEEIMEEICNEFNINIKKQREDQKSTYEIESSPIQVDTPTGLKLQVGRNMRQNDLISFKFSKKGDLWFHAQESPGSHVVLKSSSQVASEQDLQIAADLAALFSKAKRNIKVPINLVKIKDLQKIKNGGPGCVSFKNREIIWGNPTRGEDYIKKNLKTVI, encoded by the coding sequence ATGGATATTACATCTATTAGATCTGTCTTGCATTATTTGACAAAGAACATCTTACCTACAAAGTTTGAGACTGCCCAACAACCAGAGCCTAATACAATTCAATTATGTTTCAGAGGAGTTGATTCTCAAACATGGTTAGAAGTTTCATGGAATGGAGACTCTCCAAGAATACTAAAGATTAATAAGCCAGAAAAGATTGGGAGAGAAAGCACACTTTCCAAACAAATAAGATACGGATTAAAGTATATGGCTTTAATTTCAATTGATCAAGATGATTTTGAGAGAGTTATAAAATTTAGTTTTGCGAAAAAACCTGGAGATGAAATTAATAAGTATTTAATTTTTGAATTAATGGGAAAACATAGTAATATTTTTTATCTGGATAATAAACATAAAATAATTGCCGTTGGTAAACAAATTAAATCAAGTCAATCTAGTTTTAGAACAATTTCAACAGGATCTATTTATTCTGGCCCTCCAGTCAATCTCAAAAAACAACCTAGAGAAGATGAGTCTTTTCAATCATGGAAAGACTCAATTTCAATAGTGCCTGAGTCTTTGAAATACTGTTTAATAAATACCTATCAAGGAGTAAGCCCTATCCTCACAAAACAATTAGACGTTGTTAGCGCAACTGTTAATTCAGAAATAATGGAAAAAAATATTGATTTCATTAGCAACTCAGACTTAAAGGAGATATTTAAAAATTGGAAGATTTGGATAAACAGGTTTAAAAACAATAACTTTAACTTTTCTACATTCAACAAAGATTTTTATTGCGTTTGGTTTTTTGATAAGGAAATTAATTGCGAAAATAAAATAGATTTATGCACAAGCTTAGAGAATTATTATGATTATCATCTAAAACAAAAAAAAATTGAATTATTGGAAAAGAAAATTGAAGGGATAATTTTTAAACAGACCAATACTGAGAAAAAGAATTTAAATATTCAATATGATCTTCTTACAAAATCAGAAAACTACGAGATATATAAAGAAAAAGCTGATATTATTTTTTCTTCACATGAAATTAAAAAACAAGACATTATAAAGGGACAAAAACTATATAAAAAATCAAAAAAACTAAAGAGGTCTAGAGAATTAATAAAAGAAAGATTAAGTATTTACAAAACAAATATAGAGAGATTAGAAGAATTCACTACGCTTCTAGAAAATTTAAATTCTTTAAATCATGAAAAACTTTCTATGAGAATCAAACTACTTGAAGAAATTATGGAGGAAATTTGTAACGAGTTTAATATCAATATCAAGAAGCAAAGAGAAGATCAGAAAAGTACATATGAGATAGAGTCTTCACCAATTCAAGTTGACACTCCCACAGGATTAAAGCTTCAGGTAGGGCGAAATATGAGGCAAAATGATTTAATAAGCTTTAAGTTCTCAAAAAAAGGCGATTTATGGTTTCATGCACAGGAATCACCAGGCAGTCATGTGGTTTTGAAGTCTTCATCTCAAGTAGCATCTGAACAAGATCTTCAAATAGCTGCAGATTTAGCTGCTTTATTTAGTAAGGCAAAAAGAAACATTAAAGTTCCAATTAATTTAGTAAAGATTAAAGATTTGCAAAAAATCAAAAACGGAGGACCGGGTTGCGTTTCCTTTAAAAATAGAGAAATTATTTGGGGAAATCCTACAAGAGGAGAAGATTACATTAAAAAAAATCTTAAAACAGTAATTTAG
- the tatC gene encoding twin-arginine translocase subunit TatC, with translation MRGTGQSEKKLSDSMTFSDHLEELRQRILNSIYSILISIFFSFLTIKPLISFLEIPAGDIHLLQLAPGEFLFVAIKVAGYSGLIVSIPYIFYQIILFISPGLTKKEKSLILPAVFGSGFLFFLGLIFSWWILVPAAIKFFISFGADIVEPTWSIERYFDFVLLLMSSTAIAFQLPVLQFILGSLGIITTEKMISNWKIVVISSAILSAVITPSTDPLTMSLLSISIVFLFFVGTGLTYLSENLKSKTLSSSH, from the coding sequence ATGAGAGGTACAGGTCAAAGTGAAAAAAAATTATCAGATTCGATGACTTTTAGTGATCATTTAGAAGAGCTTCGTCAAAGGATACTAAACTCAATTTACTCAATACTTATTTCAATATTCTTTAGTTTTCTCACCATAAAGCCATTAATATCTTTTTTAGAAATTCCAGCTGGTGATATTCATTTACTACAACTTGCTCCAGGAGAGTTTTTATTTGTCGCAATTAAAGTTGCAGGTTACAGCGGATTGATAGTTTCTATACCTTATATTTTTTATCAAATAATATTATTCATTTCTCCTGGTTTAACAAAAAAAGAAAAAAGCCTCATCTTGCCTGCAGTTTTTGGTTCAGGTTTTCTGTTTTTTTTAGGATTAATTTTTTCGTGGTGGATATTAGTCCCTGCAGCAATAAAATTCTTCATTAGTTTCGGTGCTGATATTGTTGAACCAACTTGGTCTATAGAAAGATATTTTGATTTTGTTCTCTTATTAATGTCTAGCACTGCTATAGCTTTTCAATTGCCAGTATTACAATTTATTCTTGGTTCTCTTGGAATAATCACAACAGAAAAAATGATTTCGAATTGGAAGATAGTTGTAATTTCATCCGCAATATTATCTGCAGTGATTACCCCTTCAACAGACCCATTGACTATGTCATTGCTATCTATATCGATTGTGTTTTTATTTTTTGTGGGTACTGGATTAACTTACTTATCAGAAAATCTTAAGTCAAAAACTCTTTCATCTTCTCATTAA
- a CDS encoding DUF3067 family protein, producing the protein MNPLLVDEVIHYLIHRWGRKYDFRLFRRGKFVYFQMMWGFLGQESFPLSEDEYKKSIADKIEILNRCGYSEEVREWLKKVNAKPRLGRAVSLQLNLNEKMKEFLT; encoded by the coding sequence ATGAACCCATTGCTAGTAGATGAAGTTATACATTATTTGATTCATCGCTGGGGGAGAAAATATGATTTTAGACTCTTTAGAAGAGGAAAATTTGTGTATTTTCAAATGATGTGGGGATTTCTTGGACAGGAATCATTCCCTTTAAGTGAAGATGAATATAAAAAATCGATAGCTGATAAAATCGAGATTTTAAATAGATGTGGCTATTCAGAAGAAGTGAGGGAATGGCTAAAGAAAGTCAATGCTAAGCCAAGATTAGGTAGAGCTGTCAGCTTGCAATTAAATCTTAATGAGAAGATGAAAGAGTTTTTGACTTAA
- the petC gene encoding cytochrome b6-f complex iron-sulfur subunit yields MTQLSSNDVPSMGRRQFMNLLTFGTATGVALGALYPVANYFMPLRAGGGGGGTSAKDELGNPITKTGWLATHQAGDRSLVQGLKGDPTYLIVNEGGEIGEFGLNAICTHLGCVVPWDSGANKFICPCHGSQYDTNGKVVRGPAPLSLALAHVDIEDDAVLVKQWSETDFRTNENPWWA; encoded by the coding sequence ATGACTCAATTAAGTTCCAATGATGTCCCTTCTATGGGTCGAAGGCAATTTATGAATCTTCTTACATTTGGTACTGCAACTGGTGTTGCTTTAGGAGCCCTTTACCCTGTAGCAAATTATTTCATGCCTTTAAGAGCAGGTGGTGGTGGTGGCGGAACTTCTGCTAAAGATGAATTAGGGAATCCAATAACTAAGACAGGTTGGTTAGCTACCCATCAAGCAGGAGACAGAAGTCTAGTTCAGGGTCTAAAGGGAGATCCAACTTATCTAATAGTTAATGAGGGTGGCGAAATAGGAGAATTTGGTTTAAATGCTATTTGTACTCATTTAGGTTGTGTTGTCCCATGGGATAGTGGCGCTAATAAATTCATATGTCCTTGTCATGGCAGTCAGTATGATACTAACGGGAAGGTAGTAAGAGGGCCTGCGCCTTTATCTTTAGCTCTAGCTCATGTCGATATTGAAGATGATGCTGTACTCGTCAAACAATGGTCTGAAACTGACTTTAGAACTAATGAAAATCCATGGTGGGCATAA
- the petA gene encoding cytochrome f, giving the protein MMKKTSLFICTLLFISSIVFYPEISFAYPFWAQQNYESPREATGKIVCANCHLAQMPTIAEVPQSVGADSVFKAVVKIPYKNDLKEIGADGSEVPLQVGAVVMLPDGFKLAPQERWTEEIKEETEGVYFTNYSEEKDNIIIVGPLPGDTNKEIVFPVLSPDPSTNKEYHYGKYSLHIGGNRGRGQVYPTGDKSNNVVFTSSTSGTINSIETIEDGSYKVNIENDNGEITTEAVPVGPQLIVKAQDKINAGDPLTNDPNVGGFGQLDAEVVLQSPYRVIGLIAFFIGVGLTQILLVLKKKQVEKVQAAEGI; this is encoded by the coding sequence ATCATGAAAAAAACAAGTTTATTTATCTGTACTCTGCTTTTTATTTCGAGCATCGTATTTTATCCAGAGATCAGTTTTGCTTATCCATTTTGGGCTCAACAAAACTACGAATCCCCAAGAGAAGCCACAGGTAAGATAGTCTGTGCAAATTGTCATCTAGCTCAGATGCCTACAATTGCAGAGGTTCCACAATCTGTTGGAGCAGACAGTGTTTTCAAAGCTGTAGTCAAAATACCCTACAAAAATGATTTAAAAGAGATAGGGGCTGATGGTTCAGAAGTCCCATTACAAGTTGGTGCTGTTGTAATGCTGCCAGATGGCTTTAAACTTGCTCCACAAGAAAGATGGACCGAAGAAATCAAAGAGGAAACAGAAGGGGTTTATTTTACTAACTACAGTGAAGAGAAAGACAATATCATCATTGTGGGACCTTTACCTGGCGATACTAATAAAGAAATAGTTTTCCCTGTACTTTCCCCTGATCCATCCACTAATAAAGAATATCACTATGGAAAATACTCATTACATATCGGAGGCAATAGAGGTAGAGGTCAGGTATACCCTACTGGAGACAAAAGCAATAATGTAGTTTTCACTTCTTCCACCTCAGGAACTATAAACTCAATAGAAACAATTGAAGATGGTAGCTATAAGGTCAATATAGAAAACGATAATGGTGAGATAACTACTGAAGCAGTGCCTGTTGGTCCTCAACTTATAGTAAAAGCACAAGACAAAATTAATGCAGGTGACCCTCTTACTAATGATCCCAACGTTGGAGGCTTCGGACAATTAGATGCTGAGGTTGTGCTTCAGAGCCCTTATAGAGTTATTGGCTTAATTGCATTCTTCATTGGTGTAGGCCTAACACAAATACTTTTAGTATTGAAGAAAAAACAAGTAGAAAAAGTTCAAGCAGCAGAGGGTATCTAA
- the lgt gene encoding prolipoprotein diacylglyceryl transferase, with protein MLTFQAFIQSPGETFLNLGFITIRWYGLLISVSVLIGLFISKKLAKARNINPEYISEILPSLIIFSIIGARAYYVIFEWRQYIGENFFTSLELFNNAIKMPSFLAVWEGGIAIHGGLIGGLISIIFFCKSKKIHLKTFIDILIPSIILGQSIGRWGNFFNNEAFGVPTNLPWKLFIPIQNRPLEFINYEFFHPTFLYESLWNLLIFILLIFIFNKQSKTDFFRPGIISCLYLISYSFGRFWIEGLRTDPLCIGGLPPFCDGGIRMAQFISIFLFSSGLIGIFFLRLRTYIGKNRKNG; from the coding sequence ATGCTTACATTTCAAGCTTTTATACAATCTCCAGGAGAAACTTTTTTAAATTTAGGCTTTATAACTATTAGATGGTACGGATTACTTATTTCGGTTTCAGTCTTAATAGGTCTATTTATTTCTAAAAAACTAGCAAAGGCAAGGAATATTAACCCCGAATACATTAGTGAAATACTTCCATCATTAATAATCTTTTCAATAATTGGAGCAAGAGCTTATTACGTAATTTTTGAGTGGAGGCAATATATCGGGGAGAACTTTTTTACCTCTTTAGAACTATTCAACAACGCCATAAAAATGCCTTCTTTTCTTGCAGTTTGGGAAGGAGGCATAGCAATCCATGGAGGTCTTATTGGAGGTTTAATATCCATTATCTTTTTTTGCAAGTCAAAAAAAATTCATTTAAAAACTTTTATAGATATTTTAATACCCTCAATTATTCTTGGACAATCCATAGGAAGGTGGGGCAATTTTTTCAATAATGAAGCCTTTGGGGTTCCGACAAATTTGCCTTGGAAATTATTTATTCCTATCCAAAATAGACCTTTAGAATTTATTAATTACGAATTTTTTCATCCTACTTTTCTTTATGAGTCATTGTGGAATCTCTTAATTTTCATCCTCCTTATTTTTATTTTTAATAAACAAAGTAAAACAGATTTTTTCAGGCCTGGCATTATTAGCTGTCTTTATTTGATAAGTTATAGCTTTGGAAGATTCTGGATTGAAGGTTTAAGAACTGACCCACTATGCATTGGTGGACTTCCGCCTTTCTGTGATGGCGGAATTAGAATGGCTCAATTTATAAGTATTTTTCTATTTTCTTCTGGATTAATTGGAATATTTTTTTTAAGATTGAGAACATATATTGGAAAAAATAGAAAGAATGGATAA
- the cobM gene encoding precorrin-4 C(11)-methyltransferase: protein MDNKISFIGVGPGDPELLTLKALKKIKIADVIIWTDSLIPEKILDFSKEGSEKIKTSALNLEQITSIMIEKFQAGKTVVRLHDGDPCLFGAIREQIEILKNKKIEIEVVPGVSAFQVAAAYHEAELTIPNITQTIILTRAGGRTGMPEKESLKDLAKHNSSICLYLSARHVKRSQETLLEFYPPETKVIVGFRVSWDDGWTSLIELKDMEKFSIEKKLIRTTIYIISPAISNSQKRSNLYNPSYKHLFRNK from the coding sequence ATGGATAATAAAATATCCTTTATTGGTGTTGGTCCTGGCGATCCAGAATTATTAACTTTAAAAGCATTAAAAAAGATAAAAATTGCAGATGTCATTATTTGGACTGATTCTCTAATTCCTGAAAAGATTTTAGATTTTTCTAAAGAAGGTTCTGAAAAAATAAAAACGAGTGCGCTCAACTTAGAGCAAATCACCTCAATTATGATAGAAAAATTTCAGGCAGGGAAAACTGTTGTAAGGTTGCATGATGGAGACCCTTGCCTTTTTGGAGCAATTAGAGAGCAAATCGAAATTTTAAAAAACAAAAAAATTGAAATCGAGGTTGTTCCAGGAGTAAGTGCTTTTCAAGTTGCTGCAGCATATCATGAAGCTGAGTTAACCATCCCTAACATAACGCAAACAATAATTTTAACTAGAGCAGGAGGTCGAACAGGGATGCCCGAAAAAGAATCTCTGAAAGATCTTGCGAAACACAATTCCTCTATATGCCTATATCTAAGTGCTAGGCATGTGAAAAGGTCTCAAGAAACTTTACTAGAGTTTTACCCTCCAGAGACTAAAGTGATTGTTGGATTTAGAGTATCTTGGGATGATGGTTGGACATCATTAATAGAATTAAAAGATATGGAAAAATTTTCTATTGAGAAAAAACTAATTAGAACAACCATTTACATAATTAGCCCAGCAATTAGTAATTCTCAAAAAAGATCTAATCTTTATAATCCATCTTATAAGCATCTCTTTAGGAATAAATAA
- a CDS encoding helix-turn-helix domain-containing protein, giving the protein MKEIKSVSRINNKGGDSSLKRIGNFIKEARSSKNQSIEELASDLKIGAHQLEAIEEGNEEKLPEKVFIKAMIRRISQKLKLDTEFLMEEFKTERKEVKIEEIVEEVSQKNHKTSESKNFNPIGFLIFILISGFLGLIASSLIFNLFSDSSQNQTPKQELIKKTK; this is encoded by the coding sequence TTGAAAGAAATAAAATCTGTATCTAGAATCAACAATAAAGGAGGAGATTCCTCTTTAAAGAGAATCGGAAATTTCATTAAAGAGGCTAGGTCAAGTAAAAATCAATCAATTGAAGAATTGGCTTCTGATTTAAAAATTGGAGCTCATCAACTTGAAGCCATAGAGGAAGGTAATGAAGAAAAACTACCTGAAAAAGTATTTATCAAAGCAATGATTAGAAGGATTTCACAGAAGCTAAAACTTGATACAGAATTTTTAATGGAAGAATTCAAGACAGAGAGGAAAGAAGTGAAAATTGAAGAAATAGTTGAAGAAGTTTCCCAAAAAAACCATAAAACTAGTGAATCTAAGAATTTTAATCCAATAGGATTCCTAATATTTATTTTAATTTCAGGCTTTCTCGGACTAATCGCCTCGTCCTTAATTTTCAATTTATTTTCAGATTCTTCTCAGAATCAAACTCCAAAACAAGAACTTATTAAAAAAACTAAATAA
- a CDS encoding Ppx/GppA phosphatase family protein yields the protein MILKQDLRYFQEKQILVASIDIGTNSTHLLVAEINLGLKSFSIKFTDKSTTRLGERDEEGNLTEESIQRALVTLKRFKEYCKSNGVKQIVTAATSAVREAPNGQDFIRRVLDETDIQIEMISGSEEARLIYLGVLSGMSFEDQSFIIIDIGGGSTELILADKKDAIALTSSRIGAVRLKNDFLNKGSITSGRSSFLTTFIKGSLEPSVRKIKSRSKGDKPLSMIATSGTATSLGNLISDDLGESKQKLHGYKFKRENLQNVLEKLIKLPVSEIKKIPSLSERRAEIIIPGALILNTAMEMLNFDELIISERALREGLVVDWMLRKGIIKNELNIQGNIRKTTIVHQARKFGVDNTRAEKVIDIAFQIYDQTKNIFHSDNDPKAKELLWAASNLYNCGKYVNVGSYHKHSWYLIKNCELLGYSEAETNIIASIARYHRKTLPKKRHESWQNLISKEDKTLVLEMSLILRLAAALDQRPDKVISSVQIKLQENNLSFQLLPLDRNHDLLLEKWNLGLCRNVIKELKNLELKVI from the coding sequence ATGATACTGAAACAAGATTTAAGATATTTTCAAGAAAAGCAAATTTTAGTAGCTTCTATAGATATTGGAACTAACTCTACGCATCTCTTGGTAGCAGAAATTAATCTAGGATTAAAATCATTTTCAATAAAATTTACTGATAAATCAACTACTCGTCTTGGAGAAAGAGATGAGGAGGGTAATCTTACCGAAGAATCAATCCAAAGGGCATTAGTTACTCTTAAGCGATTTAAGGAATATTGTAAAAGTAATGGAGTTAAACAAATCGTAACAGCAGCAACAAGTGCAGTTAGGGAAGCTCCAAACGGTCAAGATTTTATTAGAAGAGTTCTTGATGAAACTGATATTCAAATAGAAATGATAAGTGGTTCTGAGGAAGCCAGATTAATTTACCTTGGTGTTCTTTCTGGGATGTCTTTTGAAGATCAGTCTTTTATAATCATAGATATTGGAGGAGGATCTACAGAATTAATACTTGCAGATAAAAAAGATGCTATAGCTCTTACCAGTTCGAGAATTGGTGCGGTAAGACTTAAAAATGATTTTTTAAATAAAGGGTCTATAACTTCAGGAAGATCGAGTTTTTTAACAACTTTTATTAAAGGATCTTTAGAACCATCTGTTCGAAAAATCAAAAGTAGATCTAAGGGAGATAAGCCTTTGTCTATGATTGCAACCAGTGGAACTGCAACCTCATTAGGAAATTTGATTTCAGATGATTTGGGAGAATCTAAACAAAAGTTGCATGGTTATAAATTCAAAAGGGAAAATTTACAAAATGTATTGGAAAAACTAATTAAATTGCCAGTTTCGGAAATCAAGAAAATACCTTCATTAAGTGAGAGAAGAGCAGAAATAATTATTCCAGGAGCATTGATATTAAACACCGCAATGGAGATGTTGAACTTTGATGAATTAATAATAAGTGAGAGGGCGCTTCGAGAGGGTTTGGTTGTGGATTGGATGCTTCGTAAAGGGATAATTAAAAATGAGTTAAATATTCAAGGAAATATTAGAAAAACAACTATAGTTCATCAGGCCAGAAAGTTTGGAGTAGATAATACAAGAGCTGAGAAAGTTATTGATATTGCCTTTCAAATCTATGATCAGACTAAAAATATCTTTCATAGCGATAATGACCCTAAAGCTAAAGAACTTCTTTGGGCAGCTTCTAATCTTTATAATTGTGGGAAATATGTGAATGTTGGTTCATATCACAAACACTCTTGGTACTTAATAAAAAATTGTGAGTTGTTGGGATATTCTGAAGCAGAAACAAATATTATTGCTTCAATTGCTAGGTACCATAGAAAGACTCTACCCAAGAAAAGACATGAGTCTTGGCAAAATTTAATATCCAAAGAAGATAAAACATTAGTTCTTGAAATGTCATTAATCCTGAGACTAGCAGCAGCCCTTGATCAAAGACCTGACAAGGTGATCTCCTCAGTTCAAATAAAATTGCAGGAAAATAATCTTTCATTTCAACTTTTACCTTTAGATAGAAACCACGATCTTCTTCTTGAAAAATGGAACTTAGGATTATGCCGTAATGTAATAAAAGAACTAAAGAATTTGGAATTAAAAGTTATTTAG